DNA from Rubripirellula lacrimiformis:
CACTTTGCTGATCCATCCCGCGGGTCGAACCAAATCCAGTGCGATCTTCAACGTGATGCTGGCGCCGGCCGCATCGATCACTCCGTCGCATCCGAGTCCGTCGCGCTCCATCGCCCATTCTTTGGCGTCACCGATGATCGTTTCGCACCCGTACTGTTCCGCGATCTTTAGGCGGTGGGCGTCTTGGGGAAGTCCAACCAGGGCGACTTGGGCGCCGCACAGACGGGCCATCGCCGCGCACAGGATGCCGATCGTCCCTGGGCCTAGAACGATGATGCGGTCGCCGGGTTCGATGGAACCGTTTTTGACCACGGCGCTATAGGCGACGCAGCACGGTTCGGTCAAACAGGCTTGTTCCAGTGGCAGTTGGTCTGGGACACGGTGCAGGATCCGCGCCGGGGCACGCACGTACTTGGTCATCGCACCGTTGACGCCATAACCAAATCCTTTTCGGCTAGGGTCCAAGTTGTACAGTCCGCGACGCGTCATCGGACTGTTGTCGTCGATGATCGCTGCGGTTTCGCTGACCACGCGGTCGCCTGCGGACCATCCGGCAACGTTGCTGCCGACTTCGGCGATCGAGCCCGCGAATTCATGCCCTAGGACAACCGGATAGTTGACCGGCCATGAATGGTCGGCTGTCCATTGATGCAGATCGCTGCCACAGACACCAACGTTGGCGACTTCCAACAGCACGTCATCGCTGCCGATGGTCGGGCATTCGACGTCACGCAGTTCGACGGAGTGCTTTTCGGGGGAATAATTGACAACGGCGGCAGACTTCATATCGGGATTCGCCAAGGTGGGACGTGTGGGGTGGGAAGCGTCGGGTGGGAAGCGTCGACAGGGAGGTGTTACGCGGAATCGTTGTG
Protein-coding regions in this window:
- a CDS encoding zinc-binding dehydrogenase; this translates as MKSAAVVNYSPEKHSVELRDVECPTIGSDDVLLEVANVGVCGSDLHQWTADHSWPVNYPVVLGHEFAGSIAEVGSNVAGWSAGDRVVSETAAIIDDNSPMTRRGLYNLDPSRKGFGYGVNGAMTKYVRAPARILHRVPDQLPLEQACLTEPCCVAYSAVVKNGSIEPGDRIIVLGPGTIGILCAAMARLCGAQVALVGLPQDAHRLKIAEQYGCETIIGDAKEWAMERDGLGCDGVIDAAGASITLKIALDLVRPAGWISKVGWGPQPLGFNLDPLVQKNITLQGSFSHNWPIWERVIALMASDQLDVRPIIGGVWPISQWHEAFEKMHHGEVVKSVLNPN